The region TACTGGACACGTTAAGAGAAAGCATCCAAGAATGGAAGCAAAAACGTCAATCATCAGTGGAACAAGACTAAGTTTTGTTTCACTTTTTTTACTATCTTGCATGTAGAGGAAGATGACAATGGAAAACACAGAACAAATATATGACTGGCATTTTGAGGAGCAACATGCCGAGCGTGTAGATAAGTTTTTAACATCCAGTGGTGAGGATTGGTCTCGTTCTCAAGTTCAACAGTGGATAAAAGAAGGATACGTGCAAGTCAATGGACATACGGTAAAGGCCAATTATAAGTTACAGGAGGATGACTACATTCACTTGCGTATCCCTCCAGTGAAGGATGTTAACATTGAGGCCGAGCCGATGGCTTTAGATGTCGTTTATGAGGACCCGGACGTCATCGTGGTCAATAAGCCTCGAGGACTTGTGGTACACCCCGCTCCTGGGCACTATACAGGGACACTCGTAAACGGTTTAATGGCACACTGTCAAGATTTATCTGGTATTAACGGTGTGATGAGGCCTGGCATCGTACACCGTATTGATAAAGATACATCCGGCCTCCTTATGGTGGCCAAAAATGACCAAGCGCACATGTCATTAGCTGATCAGCTGAAAGCCCACACCGTCACCCGACGTTATGTGGCCATCGTGCATGGGGTGATTGGTCACGATCGTGGGACAGTGCGTGCACCAATTGGACGTGATCCACAACATAGACAACAAATGACGGTCATCAAACAGGGCAAGGAAGCGGTCACCCATTTTCATGTCAAGGAGAGATATAACCAATTCACATTGGTTGAACTTCAATTAGAAACAGGGCGGACACACCAAATTAGAGTGCATATGAAGTATATTGGACATCCATTAGCGGGAGACCCTAAATATGGCCCATCCAAAACATTATCTATACAGGGACAAGCTTTGCATGCCAAACAGTTAGGTTTTACACATCCGCGTACAGGTGAACGGTTAGAGTTCGATGTGCCCGTACCGTCTGATATGGAGAAAGAGATGACACGATTAAGACGAAACTAACGATCAGCACATACTGTAATAAATGTAAAAAATGTAAAAAGATGAAGGGTATTTGTAATAAATGTCGAAAGAGTAAAATGGGAGAGTCAAGATGAAATTCCAAAATATGACGATAAAAGAAATAAAAAGTTGGTTAGACAATACGGCAGAGGAGCATGTTGTTCAACACCTCAAAGCGTTGGAAAAAGATGGTCGCCAAGGGGTCAAACGGTTGGCACAGTCTTGGGAAAGACGCATTCAGCTAAAGGAGGAAAGAGAACGACATTGGGAGCACATACAGCGCCACGAAAAAGAATTAAGAGAACAAGGGTACAATTTCATTGCCGGTGTAGATGAAGTGGGGAGAGGGCCTATAGCAGGCCCGGTGGTTGCAGCAGCTGTTATCTTGCCGCAGGATTTTAAACTCGTGGGTATCAATGATTCAAAGCAATTGTCAAAAGAGGATAGAGAGACATATGACACATACATACGAGAACACGCCCTTGATTATCATATCGCTTTTGTCGACGCTAAGGACATAGATAGAATGAATATCTATCAAGCCACCGTCCAAGCGATGAAAGATGCATTAACGACGATGACGATGAAGCCTGAATATGCGCTCATTGACGCCGTGCGTTTATCTCATCTTTCATACCCTAGCCGTTCAATCGTGAAGGGAGACGCTAACTCCGTATCAATTGCAGCCGCTTCTATCATCGCCAAAGTAGCAAGAGACCGCTGGATGGAGGAAATAGCAAACTTATATCCACAATATGGCTTTGAACGACATAAAGGCTATGGAACCAAAGAACACTGGCAAGCACTTAACGAAAAGGGTCCTACGCCTATACATCGAAAAAGCTTTATCCAACAGCAGATGACGATCACTTTAGGAGAGCAATCATGATCCATTCATGGTTACCGCACTTTCTTCAGAAGGTCACACAACCTCAAACCTCGTCACCAAATAGGGTCACTCCCCTTACATTGAGGGCGGGACAAATGGTACAGGGGGAGGTGTTAAGGCTATTACCTGATCAAACAGCTGTCCTTAAAGTCGATGGGAAGGCGACCATTCAGGCTAAACTAGAAGTGCCTTTAACGGCCGGGCGCGCTTCTTGGTTTCAAGTCCAATCAACCGATACCCAGCCCGTGCAATTGAAGCTAATCCCTTCGACTCCCACCTCTTATCCCAGCACGAACGTTCAGGACCTCATGCAGTATTTTCAACTCGGGCGTGGAAAGCAGGCAGAACAATTATTGCAATATCTCATTACAGAGCATGTTCCCTTGTCTAAAAGGGGGCTTCAACAAGCGCTGCCGCTTATTCAAAGTCAACCTTCTCAGCAAGCGTTGACGACAATCAAAACGCTGATGCTTAAGAAGGTCCCTTTGACTCAAGAGACCTTTCAGGCTGTACGCACGTTTCTATTTGGCCCATCGTTAATGGATCAGTTAATCGGTTTGAATCGACAGCTCTCCACTGAGCAGCAGCTCCCGTTGCCACCCCGGTCGATGAATCCAACTCAATTTTTTCAATGGTTGGGTTTAGATAATGAAAGTCAGCTACGAAAACAAATTCTTACAGCTGGTGTCAACGCATCACAAGGCGTGTTAGATCAAACTTCCCAACCACCTCATGTTAAGCAACTTTTGTTTCATTTAATGCAAGATACAAACATGTCTGCTCAAGTAAAAGCGAGTGCCACACAAATGATGTCTTACATCACAGGACAACAACTGTTATTGACTCACGAACAGCAGCAAGGGTACCAATTCTTATTTCAATTGCCTTTCATGCTTTCTGAACAGCCTATCCCTGTTTATGGACAACTAGAAGGGCAAACCCAGGCGGACGGGCATGTCAACCCGGACCACTGTCGTCTCGTGTTTTATCTCAATCTACCGACGTTGCAGGACATTTGTTTAGACATCAATATTCAAGCGAAGGTCGTATCCGTGTCCATCTTTCATCCGACCTTACCAAGTGAAGTTGGCCAATCATGGCTTGATCGTCACCAAAAAAACATGTATGAAGCCCTTAAGCAAGAGGGCTACCATTTATCGCAGCTTAAATGGGAGCAAAAAGAAGCGCAAACGACTGAAAAGAGTTATCAGACGTATAAACAGTTGACACAGGGAGTGGATATTCGCTTATGAGTCGGCATACACCAAACGCTAAAAAGGCGATTGCCTTACGTTATGATCAGCACACGGATGACGCCCCCGTTGTAAAAGCGAAAGGTCAAGAATCCTTAGCTGAACGCATGATTCAGTTAGCACAAGAAAACGATGTCCCTATTCACGAAGATCCTGCCCTTGTGGAGGTACTCTCAAAGCTTGAAATAGATGACGTCATTCCACCTGAACTGTATCAAATCATGGCCGAAATTTTCGCCCTGATTTATCAGTTAGAATCCCAAGCGAAACAGGATTCTCACATCGGGCAGGATCGGAGTCAGTCTACGGATGAGTAACGTCAATGGCAATGTCCCTCGTTTGGATCAGCGCAAAAAAATAGGTCATTACGGTGAGAAATTGGCTATGGAAGCATATGAAGCGTTAGGTTATCAAACTATAGAGAGACAATTCAGGTGTCGTTTCGGAGAAATAGACTTAATTTTAAGAAAAGATCATACGTTATACTTTGTTGAAGTACGTACAAAAACCTCACTAGCCTTCGGAACTGCAGAGGAGTCCGTTCATAGAGACAAACAGCAAACCATCAGGCGAGTCAGTGAGTGCTACTTACAGCAGTACTCTAATCAAAAACATGACGCTGTCCAGTTTGATGTGGTGTGTATTTATATTAATAAACGTAAGCGTACGGCACAGCTGTACC is a window of Caldalkalibacillus salinus DNA encoding:
- a CDS encoding RluA family pseudouridine synthase, with translation MENTEQIYDWHFEEQHAERVDKFLTSSGEDWSRSQVQQWIKEGYVQVNGHTVKANYKLQEDDYIHLRIPPVKDVNIEAEPMALDVVYEDPDVIVVNKPRGLVVHPAPGHYTGTLVNGLMAHCQDLSGINGVMRPGIVHRIDKDTSGLLMVAKNDQAHMSLADQLKAHTVTRRYVAIVHGVIGHDRGTVRAPIGRDPQHRQQMTVIKQGKEAVTHFHVKERYNQFTLVELQLETGRTHQIRVHMKYIGHPLAGDPKYGPSKTLSIQGQALHAKQLGFTHPRTGERLEFDVPVPSDMEKEMTRLRRN
- a CDS encoding ribonuclease HII, with amino-acid sequence MKFQNMTIKEIKSWLDNTAEEHVVQHLKALEKDGRQGVKRLAQSWERRIQLKEERERHWEHIQRHEKELREQGYNFIAGVDEVGRGPIAGPVVAAAVILPQDFKLVGINDSKQLSKEDRETYDTYIREHALDYHIAFVDAKDIDRMNIYQATVQAMKDALTTMTMKPEYALIDAVRLSHLSYPSRSIVKGDANSVSIAAASIIAKVARDRWMEEIANLYPQYGFERHKGYGTKEHWQALNEKGPTPIHRKSFIQQQMTITLGEQS
- a CDS encoding EscU/YscU/HrcU family type III secretion system export apparatus switch protein, with protein sequence MSRHTPNAKKAIALRYDQHTDDAPVVKAKGQESLAERMIQLAQENDVPIHEDPALVEVLSKLEIDDVIPPELYQIMAEIFALIYQLESQAKQDSHIGQDRSQSTDE
- a CDS encoding YraN family protein translates to MSNVNGNVPRLDQRKKIGHYGEKLAMEAYEALGYQTIERQFRCRFGEIDLILRKDHTLYFVEVRTKTSLAFGTAEESVHRDKQQTIRRVSECYLQQYSNQKHDAVQFDVVCIYINKRKRTAQLYRYEQAF